The nucleotide sequence TGCTATTATCATTTCCACTATAATTCCTCACTTTAGTTTCCTCCCGGTGGAAAAGGATATACCTGCAAAAGTGAAAATTACGGGAACAAAGATAAAACACTCTCGTCTATAAGTACAAAATGATAATAAGGGAGTTGTTTACAAAATGAAACAAAGAAAACTTATAGCAGTTTTTATGTGCCTGGCAATGCTTTTGACAGGCGCCACTGTGGCCCAGGCCGCGGAAGAGCAGCAAAATATTATTGAGGTTCGCGGTGAGGGGATAGTTGATGCAGCCCCGGACCGGGCGGAATTAAGCTTGGCCATAGTCACTGAGAGCACGGACGCCGGGCAAGCTCAAGCTGAAAACGCTGAAAAGAGCGCCCGTGTTATAAAGGCACTCCAGCAAAAAGGCATATCGGAATCGGATATTCAAACCCAGCACTATCAACTGTCACCAAAGTATGCCCAGTCCCCAAAACCGGTGGAACCGGCAAGGTCAGTGCAATTGCCCGTTAAAGAAGATGCACCAAGGATTGTAGGGTACACGGTGCGCCACCAAATTCGGGTTAAGGTGAAAGACATTGATATGGTGGGAGAACTAATGGACCTGGCGGTCAAAAATGGGGCTAACCAAATATCCAACGTGTCCTTTTCGGTTTCAGATTCGCTGAATTATAAAAAGCAGGCTTTACGCCAGGCGGTTGCGGATGCCCGTGCCAAGGCAGAAGTATTGGCCGGTGCTCTGGGCAAAACCATTACCGGGGTACAGTCTGCAGGAGGTTCATGGAATGAGTCTAACCCGGGCCCTATGTATTATAAGGAAATGGCCATGGGTGCCGGCGGCAGCGCTATGGATACAGCCATCGCTACCGGTATGGCCCAGGCAAGGGCAAGCGCAAATATTACTTACTTGATTGATTAGAAAAGATTGAATGACATGATTACCGGGCTGACAAGAGCGGCCCGGTTTTATTTTAGGCTTTTTGTCTGGATAAGCGGGTTAAAGGCTTTGCATGTCTTGCTTTAGGGACAACAATTTTTTGACAGGATTTACAGGATTTACAGGATTTACAGTGATTAAAGAAAGTGTTAAAAAGGTTATTGTTTATGAGGCAAAGATATAAGTGTTAAAATTCAATAATTCTAAAAAATAAACCCTAAAGGTTACTTTTATTGACCACTCATTGTATATAAAGAAATAATAATCAAATACAAGCAAGGCAAAATCCTATTGATCCTGTTAATCCTGTCAAAAACCGACCCTAAAGGAATACCCCAAATGTTTTCCCAAAAGGAATACCCTAAGATGTTTTTAATATCAAAACTCACATGAACCATATACATAAACTAGAATGAAAATCTATTTTCGTAAAAAAAAAGACCCCATAGAAATACCCTAAAAGCATTTTCTAATGTCCATCTTGTGCATTTCTGATAATCCTGTTTAAAAACGGCCACGGAGAACTGCCACCAAATCACCTTTACCCTTTCCTCTGCTCAAAATTCCTGGTATTATGGAAAAAATGTGTAGCTAAAATGTATATATTTTACATGGCCAAGCAAACTTAAATATCACTGAATCTATAAAAGAAGGAGTGTTTTTGTTGTCCAAAGCAAAAGTT is from Bacillota bacterium and encodes:
- a CDS encoding DUF541 domain-containing protein; this encodes MKQRKLIAVFMCLAMLLTGATVAQAAEEQQNIIEVRGEGIVDAAPDRAELSLAIVTESTDAGQAQAENAEKSARVIKALQQKGISESDIQTQHYQLSPKYAQSPKPVEPARSVQLPVKEDAPRIVGYTVRHQIRVKVKDIDMVGELMDLAVKNGANQISNVSFSVSDSLNYKKQALRQAVADARAKAEVLAGALGKTITGVQSAGGSWNESNPGPMYYKEMAMGAGGSAMDTAIATGMAQARASANITYLID